Sequence from the Ooceraea biroi isolate clonal line C1 chromosome 5, Obir_v5.4, whole genome shotgun sequence genome:
TCCCAGGATATCAACAAATACATCGCACATGCAAACTATGCTTAAGCTCCGTGGTAAGCACATATGTGAGTAATACACGAGTCCGTGATAGATGGATTTATGGTCTTGTACGAAAAAGCGTAAGGAGAAAAGCGACGCGGACTCACCTGACGTGCACGCCATCGGAGATGTGTTGGACCAAGTCGCCGATGATCTCGTGCTTGATGTAATACAGCATTCGCACGCGCAACAACACCCTGCAAATGTAAAtctcataataatatatatatatatatatatataataatatataataataataatatagatataatataataataataatatagagaaCCGTGCAATCCTTATTAACCATTTATTATAAACCGTACCATCATTATTACATCTATATttcatgtaataatatatttaatgttatatttgatattactGTATACGTACTTGTTGGCATGGCGACTCAGGTGCTTCCTGTAGTTGCTCTCGAGAAAGATGTCCCCGTCGAACTTCTCTGCGTTGCTCCAGTGATTGGGATCGTTCGGGCCGCCGTTGATCACCGACCCACGAGTCTCTCTGCCTTCGCGAACACGCGAACCTTTCTTCTTCTGCCGGCTGTTCCGGCCGCCGGTGTTCATCGGCACGCATTTCACCTTCTCGCCGTTTTCTATGGGCGTGATCAGATCCCAGATGAAGCTGCGGATCTTCTCGTCGCCCCGATAGTAGCGCAAGCAATAGAGCAGAATGACTCGTGCGCAGTCCTCGACGTCAATCTCGCGCCAACCACGTCGGAACTGGCTGTGCTGCAAAATCTCTTCCCAGCGGCCCCAGCCGAACGTCAGCAATCCGCGCTCCACCTTGAAGCACTCACTACGTGCCCAACTGCCGTACACCACTTCGCCTTCGCGCGGCACGTACTCGTCGTAGAATTTGCGCGACTTCTTGCCGAACTTATCGCGCCGTTTCTTGCTCCTGCCGGTCAGGCCGATGCCCATATCGTCGTCGCTGTTCTCGTCCGAGCTGTCCAACTCGGACATGTCCACGACTGACTCGTCGTGGCCGTAACGCTTGATCTGCGTTCTCCGCCGTGGCTCCGATATTACCAGCTCgtcttcctcctttttctcaGTCGTGTCAATTTCCGCCTTCTTCGCCCATTTCTTCCAGAAATCGGGATCGTCGATATTGATGTCTGAACGGTTCGACGAGCATGCAAAACTCGCCTTGGAGAACGTCGACCCCTTCTCGGCCTCTATAGTGATGACCTGGGTTCTCCGTTCGAGTATCTGCTCGATGTCCTCCTCACAGAACTTGTCACCGGCGTTGTCGTCGTCCATGATGGCCCCGTAAGCACCCTTCTTCAACAGGTCTTCTATCTCCTTTTTCGTCAATTGTTTATTGCTGGGTTCTTTGCCGCCTTGGCTAGTATTCATGGACTGCAGGATCGCCTTGTCAAGTCCCAATTTCAAGGACGCCTTATCGAACATTTCTCGCTCGTACGTGTTGCGACACAGCAAACGGTAGACTTTAACCATTTTCTGCTGGCCGATTCGGTGGCAGCGGGCTTGCGCCTGCAGATCGTTCTGCGGATTCCAATCACTGTCGTAGATAATGACGGTGTCGGCCGCGGTCAAGTTAATGCCGAGGCCACCCGCTTTCGTGCACAGCAGAAAAACAAATCGATCCGAATCTGGTTTGCTGTAGCGATCGATCGCAGCCTGTCGTAGATTCCCACGTATCCGACCGTCAATTCTCTCGTAGGGGTACTTCTTGTACAGCAAGTAGTCCTCGAGCAGATCCAGACACTTCACCATCTGGCTGAATATCAAGACTCGATGACCGCTAGCTTTCAGTTTCGGCAACAGTTTGTCGATCAGGACCATTTTGCCAGAGCTGTTCACTAACGCGTGATAGTACGCCTCGGAATCCTCCTTCTCACCGGTCTTGTAATCCAACTGAATCTGATCCTCGGCGCCGTTCAGTAGGAACGGATGGATGCAGCACTTTCTCAGCTCCATCATCGTGTTCATAAGATTCGGGATGTTGGCGGACGTGGTGCCCTTCGCGAGAAACGAAAAGTTTCGCTCGAGGATGCCCCGATAATACTTTTTCTGGATGTTCGTCAGTTCCACCTCGACGACCGTCTCCTCTTTCGGTGCTAACGATTTTTCGACATCCTCCTTCAACCGACGCAGCATCATCGGCTTTAGGAGAAGCTGTAATTTCTGCACCTCGCCCTCGCTGTTTAGATTACCAAACTCCTTGAGGAATGCTTCGTTACTCGCAAATTGCTGCGGTTCAAGAAAGTTTAGTAAAGAGAACAACTCGTTGACATTATTCTGCAGCGGCGTGCCTGATAGGAGTACCCTGTGCTCCAGATTCAGTTGCCGGAGCCCCTCCAGAAGCTTGCAATTTCGATTCTTTAATCGGTGAGCTTCGTCTATTACGCAAATTCTCCAGTTAAATCCGCGTAATTCGTTGAAGTCGGTTATAATAATCTCGAACGTCGTAATCAGTACGTTAAATTTGACCAAGTCTTTGATTTGCTGTCCTTTCTCGTTCTTGTAATAAACTTCGTATTCTTGAAGCATAGTACGACTCGCCGcactgtaattttaatataatgtaacttaacataaataaatgtgtaaattaaatttgcttaCGTATATACAGATATACATGGATCTTCCGTATACTTACGATCCATGATATACTACGACATTCATGTCTGTCCAGCTTTCGAACTCTCGCTGCCAATTCGGAATAGTCGATAGGGGAGCTATGATTAGGAACGGTCCACGAATTCCGTATTTATAGACCGCGTCCACGAACGTCAGAGATTGAATCGTCTTTCCCAGACCCATCTCATCGGCAAGAATACAATTGTGTCCGTTGTACCACGAGAACAACAGCCAGTTCAATCCCTCTAATTGATACGGTCTTAAACTGTTATTGCTCTTATAAATCGGCGATTCTTCCAGTTTCATCCAAGCTGTAGCTGTAGGTTTCTTTTTCGGCTAAAATGGCACaattgtacattattttacatagaaaatatgtataaataaacgcaatagcataaatataaatctaataaatttgcaatatatataaattaacatattacCACCTTCCACTGCTCCTTAGGTGGTACTTTATTGAATTTGCCAAACTGTGTTATCTTCTCGAGGTCAACATCTTCCTCCAACTCCCAGGTCGAGTCTTCATACTGCAAAGACCGCCATTTAACCAAGTAGTGTCGCACTGTTTCTCCGGTAGTCGGATCTGTATGAGTTGCTTCGTCCAAGACTCGATCAACTTCGACGAAGTCTGGATTGAAGGGATCATCCTCAGtctaaaaaaaaagacaagaGTTCCGAAAATGAGGACTAAAGAAAATTACACgagaaacatattttacatttttggtaatgccaatttttataaactacAATATTAGCAATATATATTCTACATATTGTATCAcaaattttaagataaataatattaaatacattttcgaaaatgttgGTGTTTTGTTGCTGCTTCTGCTTAAATCTCTTTAGCTTAGCCTGGATACGTTTATCCCCTTTATACAATTCCTCCTCCGTTCGCCATTCGCAATGCAAATACGAAAAATTTCGATATTTGACGAAATATTCCTCGGCTTCGATAAACTGTGGTTTCGCCTCGACAACGGCGGTTTCAGTTGGCTTGGGCTCCACGACTTGCGGTTCTTCCGATGTCtttgtttcctcttttttcgtGCTCTCGGTCTCGCTTTTTTCTTCGTCCTCGGCCTCGGTAGCCTCTACCTTGGCTTCCTTCTCGGTACTTTCTACGTCTTCCTCCTTTTTCACGGGATCATCAGACGCGGCATCTTTGTCGTCAGCCGATTCTTCCTTCTCCGCGTTCCCGTTTTTCTCCGGAGGCGCTTCTACCTTCGGCACTACGGGCTtaacttctctctttcccatCCGAGAACACAAGATATGTTGCACAACCATAGAATCCTCGTCAGTAgtattctgtaaaaaaaaacCAGGAGAggaaaagttgaaaaattgttacagcgaattctctctctttgaagAGACGTTAACAATCCGAAGAATAAAAACATACAATGTATACAAAGTTGGGTTTGTTCGGTCCAATCTCGCCGCCTTCACCACCCTCCTTTTTGGCTGCGGCAGGCTTCGAGGCATTCGTGCCCTCTACCTTCTTCGAGAGCTGCGCTTCTTGCAGAGGAACATCGTCGTCTGAGAAACGTAACATCACGTCATCTACATACTTCTTGCGATGAGTATTTCTTGCAGAACGACGTTTATTTACGTCGTCACCGGCTTCGGGTGACGGCGGAGGGGTTGCTGCCAGTTCCTCACCGTCGGAATCGGGCGCGATACGACTCTTGCGTTTCCTGCGAAAAGTGATAAAGtgaaaaacgataaaattaaaatcaacacACATTACATAACGGCATATTTTAATTGAGAGTCGCTGTCGCTTACTTTGAACTTCTGGAGGATTTCCCTCCGGAAACTTTGCTGCTGCTCGATCGTTTCCTAGATGCAGATTTCttcttgctgctgctgctgctcgcgTTTTCAGTGCTCGCGGTAGTCGCTTCCGAagcttcctctttcttttcctcctccGGGGCATCCTCGGCTCCCGTTTTCTCTTTGCCTTCTTCCTTCCCCTCAGTTAACAGAGGTTCTGTGGTGGATGAGTCCACCTGTTCCTGGTCACCCTGTATAGACGGTTCACACACCTTTGTCTCCGAGTCCTTAACAGCACTAGAATCCGAAACGGCAGTTTCTTCGCTTTCGCGTACGACTTCATCATCAGCGGACTCAGATTGAATAGTTTTTCTATAAGAGTAGCAGTAGATATAATGCTGTTTTATATGCCGTTTTATATGTTACTCTACACGTTATTATACTCACTTTCTATTACGCTTCGTGGAATCTTTATCCTTATCCTTCCTCTTCCGTGCGACCTTCGGCGATTTCGGTTCCTTCGGTGGTTTCGGTTCCTTCTTAGGTTTCGGCTCTTTCGGCTCTTTTGGTTCCTTCGGTTTGCGCGGTTTCCGAGGTGACCGCGACTTTCTGCCTTTAGGCCACTCCTCCTCCATGTTCCCGGAAGACGGTTTGATTTCTTCTGAGTCTGCAGCACTGTCTACAATATTGCTACTATCACCTGGAGTGACTTTATTGTCCGACAAAGGTTGTTCAGGTTGCTGCTGAGGAGCGGCGGTAGGCGCTGATGCCTCTTTATCAGCTTTCTTCCGGCTTTTCTTCGCTCGTGGTGTACCTTTGCTGCGTCCACGTCCAGTTGTGCTAGAAACCTATTTCAGATAACGATATTTAGctgataatgaataattatttgtaattatagttatacaagaatgattatttataataataattatacgagAAACaacaaaagatataattttcagaaaacttTAATTCTATAGGAAATTTTATGTCCTTACCTGTGGGCTATCAACTACAGCGGCAGTAAACATCGGTGTTTGCAATATACATTGCGGACCACCATTACATTGATCGTTCGATTCATGTTGTTGTAGCGCCTGCAGCTTCTCTTGCAAAGCAACTATTTTCTCTTGATTTTCCGGTGCCGGTGGCATGCAGTAAAGTTCCTGCAATTGCTGTTGCAAAGCGGCTCGTTCCTGATGATGCGTTAGTGGTGCACAAGACGTACCGAAACCACCAGTTGTAACCGGTACTTGCGTCGGATTAGTCGGCATAGTGTACATATTCGGCACGGTGTTGCCAGTAATCATGTCACTTCCGGGATGATACTATCAAGAATAATCATTACGTTAATATCTTTGAATAAATGATCTTTAAGGGAAGACATCACTGTGACGATTCCAAAACATtgatttttttgcaatttttaatgctTGGGGTCTTGAAAATATGTCTCAgagtatattaaaatagtaagagaaaataattaatgttaatcatAATACCTGATGCGGAGTTTGCGAGTTTGGCACAGGGACCGCGGCTTGATGCGGCGGCAGAACCATACCAGTGGTTTGGCTGACCGTGGGTATCTGCGGAGCGTTTAGATGCGCGGACGGCACCTGAGCATTCTGATTCTGCATTTGCGATGGAGTCTGAGAAGTCTGCAACGATGGAGCGGTTTGCAACTGTGGAGGAATCTGAGGCGGAATCAGCGCAGCATTCTGCGGCATTATGCCGACTTGCTGAGGTTGCATGTGAGGCGGCTGTGACTGCGTAGGTGCTGTCGTTGATTGCGCCTGCTGTGCAACACAAGTTGAGCCTTGCTGTGGCGCTGTCTGCCCTAACTGCGGCTGCGGCTGCGATTGTCCAAGTTGAGATTGCGCCGTCGGCGGAATCTGTTGCGGCTGCACCGGTGGTTGAGTCTGGTTCAATATAGGTTGTTGAGGTTGAGAAATTTGCGGTTGCTGGGCTGCAGCAACTGGTGCAATCTGTTGCAGCTGCTGTTGTTGGGCTTGTGGCTGAGCTATCTGTTGCTGTTGCATTTGCTGGTTCATCTGAGCAGCTGCCGGCTGTGATTGGTTCATTTGTGATTGCTGCGGCGATTGCATTTGCGGCTGAGGAACCGGTATCGTCACCTGCGGCTGAACTACCTGTGGTTGAGCCATGTGAACCTGCTGCAACGGTTGCTGCACCGACTGCTGTACTGGCTGAGATGGGCAAATAGGCTGCTGCGCATGTTGCGGTTGTTGTTGCTGTGCCTGTGGTTGTCCTACAGGTTGTTGCGAATGCGTCGTGCTCAACGGCGTCTGATGTATATCCATACTTTGTTCTTGCGGCTTCGTCTCGCACACATTTTGACTTTCGATACCGGAGATAGGATTTTGAACAGATGCGGTAACAGTTTGTTGTTGAGACAACTGCTGCTGCGGCTGTTGtggttgctgctgctgttgtaacGACGTTGTCACGTTTGTGCATTCCATATTTCCACTTGTACTGGATGCTGGAAGAGACTGTACCGTTTCGATCTGCGATATATTCGCAGATGCCGGTATATTTGCAGTCGTAGATGCATGATCTAAGGGCAAGTTTTGCGAGTTATTTTGTGCCAAGGTATCTACTTGTGGTGGGCCGAGTTGCACAGTTGCATCAGGTTGTTGACCCTGCTGAGCGCTCTGATGCAACGAAGGTTCGGGCTGTTCCGGTTGCTTCGGGGTTTCGATCGGATTCTGCGCAACGCTTTccgctgctactgctgcttccgtcgtcgtcgtcgtggtagGTTCTCTCGTTGTCGTTGTGCTCGTCGTTGTCACCGTTTCCGCAACATTATGGACAGTAGCTTCCGGCCCGGTGACGGGGAACATTGGCGCGCTCTGTTCAGACATGATCGGCGTTTGCTGAGGCTCCATTGTGCTGCTTCTGTCTTCAGTCACACCCATAGTTGGCCTAAtttgctgttgttgttgctgctgctgctgctgttgcgggTGCGATTGCCACTGCGAGTGCGATTGAGCGGGCATTGGCATTCTGGGCCCCGTAACTTGGGCCGGCATAGGGCTCTGCACCGTCGACTGTTGAGGCAGTACACTCGGTGTCTGCGACATCGGTGGGCGCGATTGCGGGAACTGATTGTACTGATCCGGAGCCGAGACGCTGGGGTTCGATACGGCGACTCCCGGCATCACCATCTGCTCAAGAGCTTGCAGAGTAGTTTGCTGCTGCGACGATGGATTCATCTGCATGGACGTAGGTGGGCAGGGTGACACAGACATCGCGTTAGGCTGACTGCCCTGCTGAAGCGGAAGCTGAACGTGCGGATGCGGAGACAGCGTGGTGGGTTTGGCGGGCGACATGATAGGCCGCGGTGACATCTGCTGTTGCACCGCCGGCGGGCGCGGGGACATTTGCGGCCGTGGGGACATCTGCGGCGACAGTTGAGGAAACGTGGCGCGATACTGCGGACTCGTCGAATGTTTggccgctgccgctgccgctgtACCAAACTGttgcggcggcggcgccgaGTGTTGCGGTTGATTGAACATCGATGTGGCGTGATGGGTATACTGAGGATCCATCGTTGGCTGTTGCTGCGCGTTCGGATGCTGAGGATACTGTTGAGGATGAGACGGATGTGGTTGATGGGTAGCATGTGTCGGATGATGGTGCTGCGGCATCCTCGCCTGAGGCGGCTGCTGggcctgctgctgctgatgaaTGGCCGCAGCAAAGCCTGGATAGCCGGGAGTCGTTTGATACATCGCCGCTACCGAATTGCCCTGCTGATAATGCTGCTGCTGGCCGACCATGTGCTGATAAACACCGCCGGTCGCGCCGGCTTGCATCGATTGATGCAAAACACCCATGTTGCTTATCATTCCTTGCTGACCAGCAAagtgctgttgctgctgctgctgttgctgctgcatcTTTTGATTGATCACGCCGGCTTGGTCTTGCTGATGAGAATACTGTGGTGGCATGTGTTGCCTGTACGCGCCAGGCTGCGGAGCCATCTGATTATAATGCCTCTGCATCTGCGGGTAACCGCTCCCATTACCCGGCCAACCTTGCTGGCTAGGGTCCATGCTCATGTTGGCCCTCGCCATCGAGTGCTGTTGCTCCATAGAATAGATATTGTCATTGTAGCTAGGATACTGACCACCGCTACCTGGATGCGGCCCCCTGTGCTGCTGCGGCGCAATGCTGCGCGATTGATTTTGGAAAGCGCCCGGCACCATAGCACGCTGGGGGGTGGTGCTACTATCGAACGTACCGAGGTTTTGGTTGAACATGCTGCGCTGCGACGGGCTTTGCAACTGATTCGAACTACCAAATTCAGATCCGCCGAATGTCGTCAATTTTTGTATTGGAGATTCTTGGGAAATGTAAGATTGGCTAATGTAACTCCCTCCTCCATTAGGGCCAGAATTCAGACCGTCCCTGGACACCGCTACGGAATTATTCGCAGGCGCAGGATCGAAGTGATCGTTCCCTCCGAGATCAGGAAGAGCCTCGAGCATCGAGCCACTGACATCTTCACCAAACAGATCGTAGTCCATGTCTACGCTGAAGGACTCGTCGCCCCCATTTCAGGCTCAGGAGAATATTGTATGATCTCTTTTATAGCCAGTAACGTGCCCATGGTAAAGCCAAGCTCTTGCTGTCTGAAACAACAATGGGATTCTGTACTTCACGCGTTTATTCAGACAAATTTGCGTATAATGAAGAAAAGTTTCTATTAATTCTCTTTGTCGAAGTGACATACGCCAAAGGGGAAAAGCTATACGCTTATGGTTCAATTTGTCATAATCGTCATAACTTTTCCCCCTCGGAATATATCTAGCAACGTTTGCAACGTATTCCAGCTATAGTTTTCACATAAAAAACTCAGATTTATATACGCttggtattattatatctgtaCATTAAAACCACATACTGCTCGCTACCCTATAAGCATACAATAATTGCGTAAATATTAATgaggagaaggaaagaaaacagGCTACGTCACGAATCAAGGTAAAGAATATAAGAATACATCATCTTTTATGTCAAATATTTTGTGATAAacgtcataaaaatatttttgtaacacaGATACAACTAAAAATCAGTACTGTATTGCGTTTAATGAGTCTCAATAATGTGCAATAATCGGAAATcaggaataaaattaaaattttcagagAATAAAGGAAGATGAGAAAAGAACACTATTAATCCTTTCGCTACacgatagaaataaataaaaaaacgttgGACGGCGTAACAAAATGTTACTCCAAGAATATTGTTCTTTTCcatatgtaaaatttcaaatatagAGTTAAAATGTACGTATTAACATTATGTCATCGTGATAATCATAAATTATCATGAATCATTGAAgcttgtttaataatttatagtaatgagcaattaatatatgtatgtatgtgtgtacatacAGACTCACTATACAAAAGGGATTAAAGCCGAAAAGCAGCTCAGAGAAATATGAATTTGGCGTATCACCCAACTTGTTGGGTCTTTATGGCCTCTGGTATAACCAACATCGAACGAAATCCTTAGGCATAACagtatattttgtaaataaacatttcatcGGAATGTATCAA
This genomic interval carries:
- the LOC105287650 gene encoding chromodomain-helicase-DNA-binding protein 7 isoform X3, with translation MDYDLFGEDVSGSMLEALPDLGGNDHFDPAPANNSVAVSRDGLNSGPNGGGSYISQSYISQESPIQKLTTFGGSEFGSSNQLQSPSQRSMFNQNLGTFDSSTTPQRAMVPGAFQNQSRSIAPQQHRGPHPGSGGQYPSYNDNIYSMEQQHSMARANMSMDPSQQGWPGNGSGYPQMQRHYNQMAPQPGAYRQHMPPQYSHQQDQAGVINQKMQQQQQQQQQHFAGQQGMISNMGVLHQSMQAGATGGVYQHMVGQQQHYQQGNSVAAMYQTTPGYPGFAAAIHQQQQAQQPPQARMPQHHHPTHATHQPHPSHPQQYPQHPNAQQQPTMDPQYTHHATSMFNQPQHSAPPPQQFGTAAAAAAKHSTSPQYRATFPQLSPQMSPRPQMSPRPPAVQQQMSPRPIMSPAKPTTLSPHPHVQLPLQQGSQPNAMSVSPCPPTSMQMNPSSQQQTTLQALEQMVMPGVAVSNPSVSAPDQYNQFPQSRPPMSQTPSVLPQQSTVQSPMPAQVTGPRMPMPAQSHSQWQSHPQQQQQQQQQQQIRPTMGVTEDRSSTMEPQQTPIMSEQSAPMFPVTGPEATVHNVAETVTTTSTTTTREPTTTTTTEAAVAAESVAQNPIETPKQPEQPEPSLHQSAQQGQQPDATVQLGPPQVDTLAQNNSQNLPLDHASTTANIPASANISQIETVQSLPASSTSGNMECTNVTTSLQQQQQPQQPQQQLSQQQTVTASVQNPISGIESQNVCETKPQEQSMDIHQTPLSTTHSQQPVGQPQAQQQQPQHAQQPICPSQPVQQSVQQPLQQVHMAQPQVVQPQVTIPVPQPQMQSPQQSQMNQSQPAAAQMNQQMQQQQIAQPQAQQQQLQQIAPVAAAQQPQISQPQQPILNQTQPPVQPQQIPPTAQSQLGQSQPQPQLGQTAPQQGSTCVAQQAQSTTAPTQSQPPHMQPQQVGIMPQNAALIPPQIPPQLQTAPSLQTSQTPSQMQNQNAQVPSAHLNAPQIPTVSQTTGMVLPPHQAAVPVPNSQTPHQYHPGSDMITGNTVPNMYTMPTNPTQVPVTTGGFGTSCAPLTHHQERAALQQQLQELYCMPPAPENQEKIVALQEKLQALQQHESNDQCNGGPQCILQTPMFTAAVVDSPQVSSTTGRGRSKGTPRAKKSRKKADKEASAPTAAPQQQPEQPLSDNKVTPGDSSNIVDSAADSEEIKPSSGNMEEEWPKGRKSRSPRKPRKPKEPKEPKEPKPKKEPKPPKEPKSPKVARKRKDKDKDSTKRNRKKTIQSESADDEVVRESEETAVSDSSAVKDSETKVCEPSIQGDQEQVDSSTTEPLLTEGKEEGKEKTGAEDAPEEEKKEEASEATTASTENASSSSSKKKSASRKRSSSSKVSGGKSSRSSKKRKSRIAPDSDGEELAATPPPSPEAGDDVNKRRSARNTHRKKYVDDVMLRFSDDDVPLQEAQLSKKVEGTNASKPAAAKKEGGEGGEIGPNKPNFVYINTTDEDSMVVQHILCSRMGKREVKPVVPKVEAPPEKNGNAEKEESADDKDAASDDPVKKEEDVESTEKEAKVEATEAEDEEKSETESTKKEETKTSEEPQVVEPKPTETAVVEAKPQFIEAEEYFVKYRNFSYLHCEWRTEEELYKGDKRIQAKLKRFKQKQQQNTNIFENTEDDPFNPDFVEVDRVLDEATHTDPTTGETVRHYLVKWRSLQYEDSTWELEEDVDLEKITQFGKFNKVPPKEQWKVPKKKPTATAWMKLEESPIYKSNNSLRPYQLEGLNWLLFSWYNGHNCILADEMGLGKTIQSLTFVDAVYKYGIRGPFLIIAPLSTIPNWQREFESWTDMNVVVYHGSAASRTMLQEYEVYYKNEKGQQIKDLVKFNVLITTFEIIITDFNELRGFNWRICVIDEAHRLKNRNCKLLEGLRQLNLEHRVLLSGTPLQNNVNELFSLLNFLEPQQFASNEAFLKEFGNLNSEGEVQKLQLLLKPMMLRRLKEDVEKSLAPKEETVVEVELTNIQKKYYRGILERNFSFLAKGTTSANIPNLMNTMMELRKCCIHPFLLNGAEDQIQLDYKTGEKEDSEAYYHALVNSSGKMVLIDKLLPKLKASGHRVLIFSQMVKCLDLLEDYLLYKKYPYERIDGRIRGNLRQAAIDRYSKPDSDRFVFLLCTKAGGLGINLTAADTVIIYDSDWNPQNDLQAQARCHRIGQQKMVKVYRLLCRNTYEREMFDKASLKLGLDKAILQSMNTSQGGKEPSNKQLTKKEIEDLLKKGAYGAIMDDDNAGDKFCEEDIEQILERRTQVITIEAEKGSTFSKASFACSSNRSDINIDDPDFWKKWAKKAEIDTTEKKEEDELVISEPRRRTQIKRYGHDESVVDMSELDSSDENSDDDMGIGLTGRSKKRRDKFGKKSRKFYDEYVPREGEVVYGSWARSECFKVERGLLTFGWGRWEEILQHSQFRRGWREIDVEDCARVILLYCLRYYRGDEKIRSFIWDLITPIENGEKVKCVPMNTGGRNSRQKKKGSRVREGRETRGSVINGGPNDPNHWSNAEKFDGDIFLESNYRKHLSRHANKVLLRVRMLYYIKHEIIGDLVQHISDGVHVSGLPIHSPSPSTERPAKWWDSTADKSLIVGTYKHGYENYDQMRTDPALSFITSCPPPSQNSQNKNTADSSSRDDNSLENDVEDGESPGMTKDSKDSDKFSRETPADSPAISSKADTPIPEASGSHDGNDILLPDEEKTWPSAVDLNTRLRRVITSYQRSINKKEEVKVIPKGKMGMETETPPINHTSMMHEPPLNMQGWDLQQLAMYLLKMEKREKMEAIVKERERTRIEEQKAKWTRREESEFLRVVSTYGVNYDRKKAQYDWTKFKSIARFDKKTDNDLTDYYMSFRAMCKKVCNAKLNEDEDVPVDHLSPAKARQILDRVDLLSKIREEILSHPHFEERLSLCQPSGDTPDWWQPGKHDKELLLGAAKHGLGRTDITIQNDPDFSFHKLLTRSMYAGTQTPKTMDKSEKAIKLESREDILKFDKDEILVKLEKGEGTLKIEKVGAKKDKDQNTADKKPESAESDKTQVELTIVKAEAKPSEEKPIGSSLTITTVPRSSDAENVAVKSEEKSELAIEPVKSDSAKTAQTEQSNDEKPAKEVGTENAESLPVVELEKEDTVQEKETAKQETEPVVVEKSEEVQTQEAETTEKNDVETKDESESVEKSTAESTAPIAEDETNKTPTKPEVAPAKEEVEVQEVKGSDVAKEKPKIAPIEDKCSVQAAELKAMFPDLEVIQPLSRLTQIDTFVLRDKPADYNNEPTVVQLLAHGCGNATSIKWPKEHAIEARLMHIVHAIEHKEWPVSVNFSAGEELDMSQNEKECSEVITITTDHGMSRSIASGNNISASKKRKRHIAIDVETERAKLHALLNSSHLSTPSSTPLSKPVVLSGASTWEINDESQSEESRRSTPVQPPPAHQQTRTPSIQFDLKYTVPGKTTVIPGTSSTLTPIDLSAGYPKTNPDSNKDMMNEVQDFSMPNKNKQVSSNKGKLDSMLDKLMKRKACPVEEPVVGKEKKRRKLDEIVLGLSAAKEQQSGHYPEHSKKNTITPNVTVTPTSAPMGLPNPPTSAQKPFSITVTSIPSSRASSSSAPVLPPPSLHSHKDTFSALLAQAEQQNRELKKQQQQQQQQHQQQQQQQAAFNSAHSSSSSSHRKSYEAMIADINKVAEFSSKISPYSHEAKVNKWLAEQSAMSEQMSAEFLNAPRRRRPRVDPSLLDWKKLTGEENVAVINRLTGKKVTGSKAPQLKRLGQWLMENPMFDVDPKWAELVKERGNLPHDLQKRLPGNERGGVNKGKSTGRPPMMPSPTSQQSTNPANLVATSMASGLNFPLGNLNNSLLSGLSLGNFDPKNNPLLMPFGGLTNLGALSGLGNLSNLSNMGLTNSLFANLAGLGLPSLAGMEAALNVQAAASGSAAAAAAAAAADANPTVSSGGSGNGGKSGGASSSMGGSGSSGSKSRGNKLDQPTTSKSSAGPSTSSAVSSAATMPTPSPFPFFFSNPGLLYTPLGLGGLNPFSMQPSGVSSAYESLAQCGLLNPPTSSSSSAARKPASSSSSSRQRESIPESSSSSSSSKRKEPEKKSSSRYSMDPAVTLQQYTDMAALHSSEERRRVSESQQQQPQHQQQHDKRETAVAEQSDAVAAAVAAAADLAEKKSERKSKEQEMKEALEHLSRTSAELITRNIEDAAPPARPETKRSRSNTESSQNSDQQQRSTPSTLEVTLEPVIKKTHLEVETSAKSSTPSNDVPVVEIEPVTRPSPTTPTKAVPASQEDGSVSPAEPAKKEVVNEPTTPTTSAATSPSAQNSSGKSDGGKSATPEAEEDSKGGAKAKKARSGKRLSVEPLPERKNLRSSAGRQARAAAERQARMEGEMQHSEQQQQQQQDSHVAGE